One genomic segment of Catalinimonas alkaloidigena includes these proteins:
- a CDS encoding vanadium-dependent haloperoxidase, producing the protein MRIVSLSFILSFLFTSAAAITPPDEEMRKAQIKDFTDQVFEISSVMLHDVVNPPAASRFYAYAMLAAYQVVEANNEVLPRLSSKFKASPNFTTVPTPKSLDKVFAATYAMLELGKKILPSGYMLQEKQDAYIDTYQKKYKLSNKASAANVSYAEAIAQQVLTYAKTDGYGKLSTYTRYTPAQKEGSWYPTPPAYIEAIEPNWMHIRTFFMDSANQFMPPPPAPFSLDSTSSFYKQTMEVYETVKSLDEEKEEIANFWDCNPFAVKFTGHMAIGLKKITPGGHWISIAGIACENADISFDKAVLTHTLLALTLHDAFISCWHEKYRSDRIRPETVINRYIDQRWRPILQTPPFPEYTSGHSVASASAAVILTALLGDNFSFDDDSEVYFGLPVRSFTSFYQAAEEAAISRLYGGIHFRDAIEDGVVEGKAIGHFALSKLSISPEEVSGR; encoded by the coding sequence ATGAGAATTGTGAGCTTAAGTTTTATCCTCAGTTTCTTGTTTACCTCAGCTGCTGCCATTACCCCCCCAGATGAGGAAATGCGCAAAGCACAGATCAAGGATTTTACTGACCAAGTATTTGAGATTTCCTCAGTTATGCTCCATGATGTGGTCAACCCACCAGCTGCCAGTCGGTTTTATGCCTACGCCATGCTGGCGGCTTATCAGGTGGTAGAAGCCAATAATGAAGTCCTTCCCAGGCTCAGCAGCAAGTTTAAAGCATCACCAAATTTCACTACTGTACCTACTCCCAAATCGCTGGACAAGGTGTTTGCAGCCACTTATGCCATGCTGGAGTTAGGCAAGAAAATTCTTCCTTCCGGCTACATGCTACAGGAAAAGCAAGACGCTTATATTGATACCTACCAAAAAAAATACAAGCTTTCCAACAAGGCTTCGGCAGCAAATGTAAGTTACGCTGAAGCTATCGCCCAGCAGGTACTGACTTACGCTAAAACCGACGGTTACGGCAAGTTAAGTACTTATACACGTTATACACCGGCACAAAAAGAAGGAAGCTGGTATCCTACTCCGCCAGCGTATATTGAAGCCATTGAGCCCAACTGGATGCATATACGCACTTTTTTTATGGACTCGGCCAACCAGTTTATGCCTCCTCCTCCGGCTCCTTTCAGCCTGGACAGTACGAGCAGCTTTTATAAGCAGACCATGGAGGTGTATGAAACGGTGAAAAGCCTTGATGAAGAAAAAGAAGAGATAGCCAACTTCTGGGATTGCAATCCCTTTGCCGTAAAATTTACTGGACATATGGCTATAGGGCTGAAGAAAATTACGCCCGGAGGGCACTGGATAAGCATTGCAGGTATTGCCTGTGAAAATGCTGATATATCTTTTGACAAAGCAGTCTTGACGCATACGCTGCTAGCGCTTACCTTGCATGATGCTTTTATCAGTTGCTGGCATGAGAAATACCGCAGTGACCGCATTCGTCCCGAGACTGTGATCAACCGCTATATTGACCAGCGCTGGAGGCCTATTCTGCAAACCCCTCCTTTCCCGGAATATACCAGCGGGCACAGTGTAGCCTCAGCTTCAGCGGCAGTCATTCTTACTGCACTACTAGGAGACAATTTCTCCTTTGATGATGATTCCGAAGTTTACTTTGGCTTACCAGTCAGATCATTTACTTCTTTCTACCAGGCAGCAGAGGAAGCTGCTATTTCAAGACTCTATGGAGGTATTCACTTTCGCGATGCGATAGAAGATGGTGTAGTGGAAGGCAAGGCTATTGGGCATTTTGCCCTGAGTAAGCTCTCAATTTCTCCGGAGGAAGTCTCAGGCAGGTAG
- a CDS encoding VCBS repeat-containing protein, whose product MKQILQPAPFHLFYVLCLACLGLTSLNKVLAQKSPLFELLSSSKSGINFKNQLKEDEKHNILTYEYFYNGGGVAIGDVNNDGLEDIFFTANMGKNALFLNQGDLKFKDISKAAKVEGKKDAWSTGVTMVDINEDGLLDIYVCYSGWQDEKARRNELYLNQGGEEFVEKAAEYGLDDPSNSTQAAFFDFDKDGDLDMYLLNHNTTVIYEVEYNNVRDTRHPLAGDKLYENVNGHFVDISEKAGIKGSPLGFGLGVAIADVNGDGWQDIYISNDYIEPDYLYINQQDGTFKDQMTEYFQHISYFSMGSDIVDMNNDGEPDIYTLDMLPEDNERQKLLYGPDNYEHYALMVMNGFYHQNMRNMLHVNNANGTFSEVGQLAGVSNTDWSWSSLFADFDNDSWKDLFITNGYYRDYTNRDFLKYKGDYFFQKAVNEEKADTFQLVTSMTSTPVHNYIFKNDGELNFTDKSEPWGFEDKTFSNGAAYGDLDNDGDLELVVNNLNERAFLHKNLSREQHPDHHYLSLLLKGNKFTALGAKLKIYTKNGIQFFENMPTRGFQSSMSSRIHIGLGSTEQVDSIQVQWLSGSSQTLRNVKVDQLLTIDEKDSQKPVMTSTQTASCVFQKVPTLLPYQHQEYAYNDFKRQPLLMNMLTTCGPSMTMADVNQDNLPDIFVGGAKGSFGKIYTLTSEGQYQETEQDFSSIDMLNTDADAVFFDADGDGDQDLYVASGGYQDFNPQDLVLQDILYLNDGQGKFEVSEGTLPPMLVSKSCVAPADYDQDGDVDLFVGGRVIPGQYPMTPQSFLLENEGVDKDGKPRFSDVMKDKIPGLAKAGMLTDASWTDLNGDERQDLIVVGEYMPIKIFINRGEKGFEDATEQYFERPISGLWNKLTLADFDNDGDQDIVAANFGLNSQLKVSYEEPLRMVYHDFDGNGSVDPILTYYIQGKPYPFASRGELLDQIYSMRQKYTTYADYADAQLEDIFSEKELQEARVLTAETLETMYLENKDGKFIPLKLPKEAQFAPVYAIATLDYNNDGNLDLILAGNQSAIRIRMGVMDANYGQLFEGDGKGNFTYVPQTKSGLDLKGDVKSFESIRIKDETYLLIGINNSGIESYKLTQP is encoded by the coding sequence ATGAAACAAATACTGCAACCTGCACCTTTCCATCTTTTCTATGTATTGTGCCTGGCATGTTTAGGCTTAACTTCACTGAACAAGGTTTTAGCACAGAAATCACCCCTGTTTGAGCTTTTATCTTCTTCCAAGTCAGGCATTAATTTTAAGAATCAGTTGAAAGAAGATGAGAAGCACAATATTCTCACTTACGAGTATTTTTACAATGGGGGAGGAGTAGCTATTGGAGATGTTAACAATGACGGGCTTGAGGACATTTTCTTTACTGCCAATATGGGCAAAAACGCCCTCTTTCTGAATCAGGGTGACCTCAAATTCAAAGACATCAGCAAAGCAGCCAAGGTAGAAGGGAAAAAAGACGCGTGGAGCACCGGCGTTACCATGGTGGATATCAATGAGGATGGCTTACTGGACATATATGTATGCTACTCCGGCTGGCAGGATGAGAAAGCAAGGCGAAATGAATTGTACCTCAATCAGGGCGGAGAGGAGTTTGTAGAAAAAGCGGCTGAATATGGTCTGGATGACCCTTCCAACAGTACGCAGGCTGCCTTTTTTGACTTTGACAAAGATGGCGACCTGGATATGTATCTGCTAAACCATAATACTACCGTTATTTATGAAGTGGAGTACAATAATGTCCGCGATACCCGTCATCCGCTGGCCGGAGATAAACTGTACGAAAATGTGAACGGGCATTTTGTAGATATTAGTGAGAAAGCCGGCATCAAAGGCAGCCCGCTGGGTTTTGGACTGGGCGTTGCTATAGCCGACGTTAATGGAGATGGCTGGCAGGATATCTACATATCCAATGATTATATAGAGCCTGATTACCTTTACATCAATCAGCAGGACGGCACCTTTAAAGATCAAATGACAGAATATTTTCAGCATATCTCCTACTTCTCTATGGGGTCGGATATTGTGGACATGAACAATGACGGTGAGCCTGACATCTATACGCTGGATATGCTCCCTGAAGATAATGAACGGCAGAAGTTACTGTATGGCCCGGATAATTATGAGCATTACGCTCTGATGGTGATGAACGGCTTCTATCATCAGAATATGCGGAATATGCTGCACGTAAATAATGCCAATGGTACTTTCAGCGAAGTAGGACAACTGGCGGGCGTATCCAATACGGACTGGAGCTGGTCCTCACTCTTTGCTGATTTTGATAACGATAGCTGGAAAGACCTTTTCATCACCAATGGCTACTATCGCGACTACACCAATCGTGATTTTCTGAAATACAAAGGGGACTATTTCTTCCAGAAGGCAGTCAATGAAGAAAAAGCGGATACTTTTCAGTTGGTCACCAGCATGACTTCCACGCCGGTGCACAATTATATCTTCAAAAATGATGGGGAACTAAATTTTACTGACAAAAGTGAACCCTGGGGCTTTGAGGATAAGACGTTTTCTAATGGTGCCGCTTACGGTGACCTGGACAATGACGGTGATCTGGAATTGGTCGTTAACAATCTGAATGAGCGTGCTTTTTTGCACAAGAATCTCAGCAGGGAGCAGCATCCCGATCATCATTATCTGAGCTTGTTACTTAAAGGGAATAAGTTTACCGCTTTGGGTGCAAAGCTGAAAATATACACGAAGAACGGGATTCAGTTTTTTGAAAATATGCCTACCCGGGGGTTTCAGTCTTCTATGAGTTCCCGTATCCATATTGGCCTGGGTAGCACAGAGCAAGTAGATTCTATTCAGGTGCAATGGCTTTCTGGTAGCAGCCAAACGCTCAGAAACGTGAAAGTTGACCAACTGCTAACCATTGATGAGAAAGATAGTCAAAAGCCGGTTATGACATCCACTCAAACAGCTAGCTGTGTGTTTCAGAAGGTGCCCACACTGCTACCTTACCAGCATCAGGAATACGCATACAATGATTTTAAGCGTCAGCCGCTTCTCATGAATATGCTAACCACCTGCGGTCCTTCTATGACCATGGCAGATGTCAATCAGGATAATCTACCGGATATCTTTGTAGGAGGCGCTAAAGGAAGTTTTGGCAAAATCTATACGCTCACCTCTGAGGGACAGTACCAAGAAACTGAGCAGGATTTTAGTAGCATAGATATGCTCAATACCGATGCTGATGCCGTGTTTTTTGATGCCGATGGTGATGGCGACCAGGACCTATACGTAGCCAGCGGAGGGTATCAGGATTTTAATCCGCAGGACCTGGTACTTCAGGATATTCTTTACTTAAATGACGGACAAGGCAAGTTTGAAGTCTCAGAAGGTACACTGCCGCCTATGCTAGTCAGTAAATCATGTGTAGCACCCGCTGATTATGATCAGGATGGAGATGTGGACCTGTTTGTAGGGGGAAGAGTCATTCCCGGGCAGTACCCCATGACACCCCAGAGCTTCCTGCTGGAGAATGAAGGTGTGGATAAAGACGGGAAGCCGCGCTTTAGCGATGTGATGAAGGACAAAATACCCGGGCTTGCCAAGGCAGGCATGCTCACCGATGCAAGCTGGACAGACCTCAATGGTGATGAGCGTCAGGACCTGATCGTAGTGGGAGAGTACATGCCTATCAAAATTTTTATCAACCGTGGAGAAAAAGGCTTTGAAGATGCCACTGAACAATATTTTGAAAGACCTATTTCAGGACTATGGAACAAGCTGACGCTGGCGGACTTTGACAATGATGGAGATCAGGATATTGTAGCGGCAAACTTTGGTTTGAACTCGCAACTCAAGGTAAGTTATGAAGAACCATTGCGCATGGTTTATCATGATTTTGATGGTAATGGTTCAGTAGATCCTATTCTAACTTATTACATTCAGGGAAAACCGTATCCTTTTGCCAGCCGGGGCGAGCTGCTGGACCAAATCTATAGCATGCGCCAAAAGTATACTACTTATGCCGACTATGCCGATGCTCAGCTGGAAGACATTTTCTCGGAAAAAGAGCTGCAAGAGGCCAGGGTACTTACTGCCGAGACTTTAGAAACCATGTATCTGGAAAATAAAGATGGCAAATTCATTCCGCTTAAACTTCCTAAAGAGGCGCAGTTTGCTCCTGTATACGCCATCGCTACGCTGGACTATAATAATGATGGTAATCTGGACTTAATTCTGGCAGGCAACCAGAGTGCGATCAGAATCCGCATGGGCGTGATGGATGCCAACTACGGACAGCTCTTTGAGGGGGATGGAAAAGGAAACTTTACTTATGTTCCTCAGACAAAATCAGGCCTTGATCTGAAAGGGGATGTAAAGTCCTTTGAAAGTATCAGAATTAAAGATGAAACTTATCTGTTGATAGGTATTAACAATAGTGGAATAGAATCCTACAAATTGACTCAGCCATGA
- a CDS encoding S1/P1 nuclease, with protein MLRGFIILFSSFLISSYLPVYGWGQLGHRTIGQIAEWHLNKRAAKKINQILGPNSLAMVSTWMDEIRSDDAYDYTYTWHWVTIPNRQKYDKSIQEPEGDAYAVVRQIISGLKSDTISTQTEEEYLKMLVHLVGDLHQPLHVGTGEDKGGNDVRVEWMGEPSNLHRVWDSDMINSRQLSYTELAQHLNRRATERLVKQWQSTSPEQWLYEAMDLRPTVYDLPEHKHLGYEYSYVNYPIVEEQLLQAGIRLAGILNEIYG; from the coding sequence ATGCTTAGAGGCTTTATTATCTTATTCTCTTCTTTCCTGATAAGCTCATATTTACCGGTCTACGGCTGGGGCCAGTTAGGTCATCGTACTATTGGACAAATCGCTGAATGGCATCTAAACAAACGCGCTGCAAAGAAAATCAATCAGATTCTTGGACCCAACTCGCTGGCGATGGTCAGTACCTGGATGGATGAAATCCGTTCTGATGATGCCTACGACTATACCTATACCTGGCACTGGGTAACCATACCCAACAGACAAAAATATGATAAAAGCATACAAGAGCCTGAAGGCGATGCTTATGCAGTAGTTAGGCAAATCATTAGTGGGTTGAAAAGCGATACTATTTCTACCCAGACAGAAGAAGAATACCTCAAAATGCTGGTACACCTGGTGGGAGACCTCCACCAACCTTTACATGTAGGCACAGGTGAGGACAAAGGAGGGAATGATGTCAGAGTTGAGTGGATGGGTGAGCCTTCTAACCTGCATAGGGTGTGGGACAGTGACATGATCAATAGCAGACAACTCAGCTACACTGAGCTGGCCCAGCACCTCAATCGCCGAGCAACTGAAAGACTGGTAAAGCAATGGCAGTCAACCTCCCCTGAACAGTGGCTGTATGAGGCGATGGACTTACGCCCAACTGTCTATGACTTGCCTGAGCATAAACATTTGGGTTACGAATACTCATATGTCAATTACCCCATTGTAGAAGAGCAATTATTACAAGCAGGCATAAGGTTAGCAGGCATCCTTAATGAAATTTACGGTTAG
- a CDS encoding class I SAM-dependent methyltransferase codes for MSDRDQLYPYANGQHYHGKSAREVFQDIYEQNTWNISTQESVSGEGSTTEQTQALKKDLPRLLRQFNVHSMLDLPCGDFHWMQELKLEGIHYTGADIVSELVQKNQRLYGCNHREFTLMDLINDPLPQVDLIFCRDCLVHFSHQDVSSALTNIKASGSTYLMMTHFPLEDHNKDIITGGWRPANFCLPPFNLPLPLELLNEQCSEMEGAFHDKSMAVWKIEDI; via the coding sequence ATGTCCGACCGAGACCAGTTATACCCTTATGCCAATGGGCAGCATTATCATGGCAAGTCTGCCCGTGAAGTGTTTCAGGATATCTATGAGCAAAATACCTGGAATATAAGCACTCAGGAATCTGTTTCAGGTGAAGGCTCTACTACTGAGCAAACACAGGCGCTAAAAAAGGATTTGCCCAGGCTACTCAGGCAATTCAATGTACACAGCATGCTGGATTTACCCTGTGGGGATTTCCACTGGATGCAGGAACTGAAACTGGAAGGAATTCACTATACAGGGGCTGATATTGTCTCTGAACTCGTTCAAAAAAATCAAAGGCTTTATGGGTGCAATCACAGGGAGTTTACACTCATGGATCTGATCAATGACCCATTGCCTCAGGTTGATCTTATTTTTTGCCGCGACTGCCTGGTACATTTCTCCCACCAAGATGTGAGCTCAGCATTGACAAATATAAAAGCAAGCGGTTCTACCTACCTGATGATGACCCATTTCCCCCTTGAGGATCACAATAAAGACATAATAACCGGAGGCTGGCGTCCCGCTAATTTTTGTCTGCCCCCCTTTAACCTTCCACTGCCTCTGGAGTTACTCAATGAGCAATGTAGTGAGATGGAAGGCGCTTTTCATGATAAGAGCATGGCCGTATGGAAAATTGAAGACATTTAA
- a CDS encoding NAD(P)-dependent oxidoreductase, whose translation MAKILVSYRLPEAGLQVLREKHELITPKDLRFSREELMQQIGDCDALLAASLKVDRELIDKGSKLGIIANYGAGVDKIDIAYAKEKGIVVTNTPTAVTEATAELAFGLIHALLRRINECDRRLRNDPDFLWGMMRPHIGHSLYGKTLGIVGLGKIGRALARRALAARMKVLYHNRRPIFNKFEQESGATYTSLDELLQKSDIVSLHTPLTDATRHLIGPHQLSIMKDSAFLINTARGAVVDETALIGYLKEGKIAGAALDVFEHEPKVPEELLMMENVVLVPHIGTETIESRTEMTYEAAGNLLHFFERGKGLNLV comes from the coding sequence ATGGCTAAAATTCTCGTTTCGTATCGTCTACCGGAAGCAGGCTTGCAGGTTCTTCGTGAAAAACATGAGCTAATCACTCCCAAAGATCTTAGGTTTAGCCGGGAAGAACTGATGCAGCAAATAGGCGATTGCGATGCCCTGCTAGCTGCCAGTCTGAAGGTAGATCGTGAACTTATTGACAAAGGCAGTAAGCTTGGCATCATCGCCAACTACGGGGCCGGTGTAGATAAGATAGACATAGCATATGCCAAGGAAAAAGGAATAGTAGTGACCAATACGCCAACTGCTGTAACCGAGGCTACTGCTGAACTCGCTTTTGGACTTATACATGCATTGTTGCGAAGAATCAACGAATGTGACCGTCGTTTGCGCAATGACCCTGATTTCCTGTGGGGGATGATGCGACCTCATATAGGCCATAGCCTTTACGGCAAAACCCTGGGCATTGTAGGCTTGGGCAAGATCGGAAGAGCACTGGCACGTAGAGCCCTGGCAGCCCGTATGAAAGTACTCTATCATAATCGCCGCCCCATATTTAATAAATTTGAGCAGGAAAGTGGCGCTACCTACACTTCTCTTGACGAACTTCTGCAAAAGTCAGATATTGTCTCTTTACATACGCCACTTACAGATGCTACCCGGCATTTGATCGGCCCACATCAATTGAGTATCATGAAGGACAGTGCTTTTCTGATCAATACGGCGCGTGGCGCAGTAGTAGATGAGACTGCCCTGATCGGTTACCTCAAAGAAGGCAAGATCGCGGGCGCGGCACTGGATGTTTTTGAACATGAGCCTAAGGTTCCGGAAGAATTGCTGATGATGGAAAATGTAGTGCTTGTGCCTCATATTGGTACAGAAACCATAGAGTCACGTACTGAAATGACCTATGAGGCAGCAGGAAATCTGCTTCATTTTTTTGAAAGAGGCAAGGGGCTGAACTTGGTCTGA
- a CDS encoding TIM barrel protein, translating to MRIHTQTIRQFNKQEHDAHHKKLSALQASKEAPQLLESIIQKLAALQIAIPSWALGTGGTRFGRFAGGGEPRSLEEKLEDIGLLHALNANSGAVSLHIPWDIPENYQAIKSLADELNIKFDAVNSNTFQDQKQQEHSYKFGSLAHSEMQVRKQAVKHNIEVIEHGEALGSKSMTVWLADGSNFPGQQNFRKAFERTLDSLQQIYAALPDDWKLFVEYKPYEPNFYSTVIQDWGSSLLLASKLGSKAYSLVDLGHHLPNTNIEQIVSRLMMEGKLGGFHFNDSKYGDDDLTVGSIKPYQLYLIFLELAEGMEQHDFAWMIDASHNVKDPLEDLLQSVEAILIAYAQALLVDKEALEQARDANDVALCQEIIQDAYRTDVRPLLAEARLRKDAALYPIRLFRELKVRAQLIESRGRETVATGL from the coding sequence ATGCGCATTCACACACAGACGATCCGGCAATTTAATAAACAGGAGCACGACGCACATCATAAAAAATTGAGTGCCCTGCAAGCGAGTAAAGAAGCCCCTCAGCTATTAGAAAGCATAATCCAGAAGCTTGCCGCTTTGCAAATCGCTATTCCCAGCTGGGCATTAGGTACTGGCGGCACACGCTTTGGCAGATTTGCCGGGGGCGGGGAGCCTCGTAGCCTGGAGGAAAAACTTGAGGATATAGGTTTGCTGCATGCACTAAACGCAAATAGTGGGGCAGTGTCTCTGCATATTCCCTGGGATATTCCCGAAAATTATCAGGCGATTAAAAGCCTGGCGGATGAGCTGAATATCAAGTTTGACGCAGTTAACTCCAATACCTTTCAGGACCAGAAGCAGCAGGAGCATTCATACAAATTTGGTTCCCTGGCGCATAGTGAAATGCAGGTGAGAAAGCAGGCAGTGAAGCACAATATTGAGGTGATTGAACACGGAGAAGCTCTAGGCTCAAAATCCATGACAGTATGGCTGGCTGATGGGAGTAACTTTCCTGGGCAGCAGAATTTCCGCAAAGCTTTTGAGCGCACGCTGGATTCCCTGCAGCAGATTTACGCGGCCCTTCCCGATGACTGGAAGCTATTTGTAGAGTATAAGCCTTATGAGCCCAACTTTTATAGTACGGTCATTCAGGATTGGGGAAGCTCATTGCTACTGGCTTCCAAATTAGGTTCCAAGGCTTATTCACTGGTTGATCTTGGCCACCACCTTCCCAACACCAATATTGAGCAGATTGTGAGCCGTCTGATGATGGAAGGTAAGCTGGGAGGCTTCCATTTTAACGATTCCAAATATGGGGATGATGACCTGACAGTAGGCAGCATCAAACCTTATCAACTATACCTGATTTTCCTGGAACTGGCCGAAGGCATGGAGCAGCATGATTTTGCCTGGATGATAGATGCAAGTCATAATGTAAAAGACCCGCTGGAAGATCTGCTACAGTCAGTAGAAGCCATCCTGATTGCTTATGCGCAGGCGCTGCTGGTAGACAAAGAAGCGCTTGAGCAGGCTCGTGATGCTAATGATGTGGCGCTTTGTCAGGAGATCATCCAGGATGCCTACCGTACAGATGTGCGTCCGTTGCTTGCTGAGGCACGCCTCAGAAAAGATGCGGCATTGTATCCGATAAGGCTCTTCAGAGAACTGAAAGTACGAGCGCAACTTATTGAAAGCAGAGGTAGAGAGACCGTGGCCACTGGCTTGTAA
- a CDS encoding FGGY-family carbohydrate kinase produces MSESVIAVYDIGKTNKKLILFDRQYQIIHEESRKFKEITDDDGYPAEDLTRVSQWVKKSFKDIKKRDDLDIQAVNVSAYGASLVHLDDKGFPATHLYNYMKPFPDDLADQFYSTYGGREEFSMQTASPVLGMLNSGLQLYWLKYKKPDLFANIKRTLHLPQFFAYLLHKKPFSEITSIGCHTGLWDFRNDRSHDWVYEEKLTSLFPPIVSTYSYKMLRSKLRTIKCGVGIHDSSAALVPYLQGFRDPFMLISTGTWNITLNPFNQDPLTKEELKKDCLNFMDFRGAPVKASRAFLGKEHEYQLQRIADHFQKDADYHHHIKLDKETLLGLLGSNHTEIRKFYPQTMQGTGPMPEYTGPENDLSLFKNFEEAYHQLMLDLVSIQINSLKLAKGETQPEKIFVSGGFCKNQLFLQLLASYNKDIAIYVADLAGASALGAALVMHRHWNRESNPDHLFDKFKLIPPVPLEQLHQYQLVAGN; encoded by the coding sequence ATGTCAGAATCTGTAATTGCTGTTTACGACATTGGCAAGACGAATAAGAAGCTTATTCTTTTTGACCGACAGTACCAGATCATCCATGAAGAAAGTCGCAAATTTAAAGAGATTACGGATGATGATGGCTATCCCGCGGAGGATCTGACAAGGGTAAGTCAATGGGTAAAAAAGAGCTTTAAGGACATCAAAAAGCGAGATGATCTGGATATACAGGCTGTTAATGTTTCCGCTTATGGTGCCAGCCTGGTACATCTGGATGATAAAGGCTTCCCTGCTACACATCTCTACAATTACATGAAGCCTTTTCCCGATGATCTGGCAGATCAGTTTTATAGTACGTATGGAGGTCGCGAGGAATTTAGTATGCAGACTGCTTCTCCCGTCCTGGGCATGCTCAACTCCGGATTACAATTGTATTGGCTCAAGTATAAGAAGCCCGACTTATTTGCCAACATTAAGCGCACCCTCCACCTGCCTCAATTTTTTGCTTACCTACTCCATAAGAAGCCATTTTCTGAAATCACCAGCATAGGCTGTCATACCGGATTGTGGGACTTCAGAAATGACCGTAGCCATGATTGGGTGTATGAAGAAAAACTGACCTCACTCTTCCCCCCTATAGTTTCAACCTATAGCTATAAGATGTTGCGCAGCAAGCTAAGGACAATCAAATGCGGGGTGGGAATTCATGATAGCTCAGCAGCATTAGTGCCTTATCTTCAGGGCTTTCGTGATCCTTTCATGCTGATCTCTACCGGCACCTGGAATATAACACTTAACCCATTCAACCAGGACCCGCTAACCAAAGAAGAACTCAAAAAAGATTGTCTGAACTTCATGGATTTTCGAGGTGCACCCGTCAAAGCATCTCGTGCGTTTTTGGGTAAAGAGCATGAGTACCAGCTACAAAGGATCGCTGATCACTTTCAGAAAGACGCGGACTACCACCACCATATCAAGTTGGATAAGGAAACGCTGCTTGGCTTATTAGGAAGTAATCATACTGAGATCAGGAAGTTTTATCCTCAGACGATGCAGGGTACTGGCCCTATGCCTGAATATACCGGACCGGAAAATGACCTTTCTCTCTTCAAAAACTTTGAGGAAGCCTATCACCAACTGATGCTGGATCTTGTGAGCATACAGATAAACTCATTAAAGTTAGCAAAAGGAGAAACACAGCCAGAAAAAATATTTGTGTCGGGCGGCTTCTGTAAGAACCAGCTTTTTCTCCAGCTTTTGGCCAGTTACAATAAAGACATAGCTATTTACGTGGCTGATCTGGCTGGTGCTTCTGCCCTGGGAGCGGCCCTGGTGATGCACCGCCACTGGAACAGAGAGAGTAATCCCGATCATTTGTTTGATAAGTTTAAGTTAATTCCTCCTGTACCATTAGAACAGCTTCATCAATACCAACTGGTAGCAGGTAACTAA